The proteins below are encoded in one region of Cardiocondyla obscurior isolate alpha-2009 linkage group LG29, Cobs3.1, whole genome shotgun sequence:
- the LOC139112502 gene encoding origin recognition complex subunit 1 encodes MGDSIPIKGRCFKNINSQKRRMPDVILHTKNVMIPVMKPILFKQSCDIPFLKNRHRIFRTQNCKGNPALFSEAPLRKLHNPLENSLEVKRNDRWKAKNQSTKYTILENTSPNIEKTSTSQNMRTSKELSLKEKNNRVRFLNTVLVQSGLVTDNKDLRKISSRSIKLSRKCNLPQMKESQTKHENISPPLPKIETLVSSVANKPDLSPSQSFYDMISTASTASASSLSSFKIEKMKTFVNIVNRERPRSDITSNHLYPSNSEYEINVLHYENDITSGNNISQLAQSHLKSINTDLSSTYNFHSTENHDNNFANQQSAMKSLTRDKDKTKSNVKYSWETDNWVPPSQRKGLDNPREMKIAEKNGENPYRCKIKYSWQVIGIGTQTSHTLLQNLLNNVGDNKSAYKMRVKYSWQIIGTSTQASLNDYNDPDYWNGILLTPSKNYNRNETEISNNKANRVKLYGFTRSSEERLKKCLILSNQQTQTFADKEIQADPTDCYAKYSWHHLIKQYL; translated from the exons ATGGGAGACTCAATTCCGATAAAAGGCAGatgctttaaaaatattaattcgcagAAGAGGAGAATGCCAGATGTAATATTGCACACCAAGAATGTAATGATTCCTGTTATGAAACCTATACTATTTAAGCAAAGCTGCGACATTCCCTTCTTAAAAAACAGGCATCGAATTTTTAGAACACAAAACTGTAAAGGCAATCCTGCATTATTCTCAGAGGCACCCTTGCGTAAATTACATAATCCCTTGGAAAATTCATTAGAG gtaaaaagaaacgacCGCTGGAAAGCCAAAAATCAAAGTACGAAGTATACGATTTTGGAGAATACTTCTCCGAACATTGAAAAAACCAGCACGTCGCAGAATATGCGTACATCGAAGGAATTATCTCTTAaggagaaaaataatagagTACGTTTTCTCAACACAGTGCTTGTGCAATCTGGGCTGGTGACAGATAACAAAGATTTGCGCAAAATAAGTTCAAGATCTATAAAGTTATCAAGGAAGTGCAATCTGCCACAAATGAAGGAAAGCCAAACAAAACATGAGAACATATCTCCGCCTTTGCCGAAGATAGAAACACTTGTTAGTAGTGTCGCGAATAAACCAGATTTGTCACCAAGTCAATCATTCTACGACATGATAAGCACTGCTTCCACGGCGTCAGCCTCATCACTGTCAAGCttcaaaattgaaaagatGAAAACGTTTGTAAATATCGTAAACAGGGAAAGGCCGCGGTCTGATATAACGTCAAACCATTTATATCCCAGTAACAGCgaatatgaaattaatgttttacaTTATGAAAATGATATTACATCAGGAAATAATATCTCACAACTCGCACAATCCCATTTGAAATCTATTAACACTGATTTGTCTTCTACCTATAACTTTCACTCGACCGAAAACcacgataataattttgcgaatcAACAAAGTGCAATGAAAAGTCTTACAAGGGATAAAGATAAGACCAAGAGTAACGTCAAATATTCATGGGAAACAGACAATTGGGTGCCTCCTTCTCAAAGGAAAGGCCTCGACAATCCACGTGAAATGAAAATAGCTGAAAAGAATGGCGAAAACCCTTAtcgctgtaaaataaaatattcttggCAAGTTATTGGGATAGGCACGCAGACATCACATACCTTATTGCAAAACTTGTTAAATAATGTAGGCGATAATAAATCTGCGTACAAAATGCGCGTTAAATATTCCTGGCAAATTATAGGAACTAGTACACAAGCTTCTTTAAACGATTATAACGATCCAGATTATTGGAACGGTATATTGCTAACACCGAGTAAGAATTATAACCGAAACGAAACTGAAATCAGCAATAATAAAGCAAATCGTGTTAAATTATACGGTTTTACGAGATCGTCGGAAGAAAGATTGAAGAAATGCTTGATATTAAGCAATCAGCAAACACAAACATTTGCTGATAAAGAAATTCAAGCTGACCCTACTGATTGCTATGCAAAATATTCCTGgcatcatttaattaaacaatatctGTAA
- the Tmf gene encoding TATA element modulatory factor has translation MSWFDATGFANLAKSALKGAQKTIDKALDIKEEEPKVLQSHVDETSDFFASWGLQNEQEAKKHNSNPQKQQQNSTSIWGSFTGSFFEPPKVIDENSSKIVKHSKSLQSSTSQDDQQHSMVFSTSAPEILATKDFKSTIAKNESVHKDDERDSSVTSESVNTNHNVSKEFNDKDTSESCILSEQSSLDNVVSISIDKIATKSASLDLEQIYHAQTADNTDSNSTTSTNEEEERQRDNDVVSESNDINRTLSPINELYKVPNASSESDKKSLESVEILGSQSNTDCTTTPESDLNSVSNSLSPSVVGIKVNSESVEILPDSLVTSPSSVEILGDWKSDSSPYLSPIDPKNLESSPVLAGDECTTPGIDCTSTLQPPSKDQYGEASSSDISPYESPLEEVKTLNVSSFPYSVDSTPSPNACSTSDTNKSSSHVTDSSKTSPESVEVIPIADEPDEVSLAEDSYTSASEGTVMTILEPLQQLDTVKNKIELTDMNVKIPLKMHDSCPDDRQTSTIACVESKLNLSLDSLKEKHNLHLTLEPITTQPIRKLEHLEGVNEISDISTFSQLMSTTIEPPDPDSQVENVEETKMNESNTDQYLISTDSSREGTLIESSSEDNATLICTNDSKVLETPLTTSSYVKTMLADAMVEKGEIIDMDTHCTEVPRENSPISSESRSDLVKIGSDQASGHTSGDELETTTSSDIEIISSPNGDSSSTQSRQSPAKLQLTKGGDLLTKTLKTRGHSRELSEISIGSDEANMEIEKLLKRVQEMTEILEARESKLIDVSRINMELHEQNANLIKQLENFEKHAEQNQNINQITDEYTQRLSALERKFQQAIRERDQLRKNLDQLKLEAASRLSSQEMSSINAEKDEIIKELREEGEKLSKQQLQHSNIIKKLRVKEKETDAMIKSQKEQIEEQNTELERLKRSLHAKEEVERSQIEAVHTLTSKTKKQEKEILTLQEKLDNTMHKMEAYKKSLDAAKVDLAETKKKLLTTEEELKEAVDNAAESCQLFAQVEDLKLKYRQAEEAHVKREEFFKHENNELLKRLEAAEARSEELSESVSTATKPLLRQIEQLQANLLHKSNSFMKQEKAWSEKNIELQSKVENLIEMDRLLREENVNLKSKESHLESKLNLKEKERLKLQELHDILKEENEKLLEQNKEFQNTINTLEQTHSSHIQELKREINALENKLAVEKAATDAERRRNNAILEQQQNTDEESRFSPTLSIGQESISSANSAWPGFSDSVFDNNSGRFPPIPYESIIAGSNSTSIFENLQAQLKQRDGEIQQLQWELSRRNAERDALNSELATLTLKVEDLSASIAETQALNESLNETQTRYDALLQMYGEKVEENQELRLDLEDIKEMYKMQIDQLLKRQN, from the exons ATGAGCTGGTTTGATGCCACTGGATTTGCCAATTTGGCTAAATCAGCTCTGAAAGGGGCTCAGAAGACCATAGACAAGGCCTTGGATATCAAGGAGGAAGAGCCAAAGGTACTTCAGTCACATGTAGATGAGACTTCAGACTTTTTTGCGAGCTGGGGGCTGCAGAATGAGCAGGAGGCCAAGAAGCATAACAGCAATCCCCAGAAACAACAGCAAAATTCAACTAGTATTTGGGGTAGCTTTACAGGCTCATTTTTTGAGCCTCCAAAGGTTATAGATGAAAATAGCTCAAAAATTGTCAAACATTCCAAGTCTTTGCAAAGTAGCACCAGTCAAGATGACCAGCAACACAGCATGGTGTTTTCTACTTCTGCTCCTGAAATATTAGCTACAAAGGATTTTAAATCCACAATAGCAAAGAATGAATCTGTACATAAGGATGATGAAAGAGATTCTAGTGTTACCAGTGAGTCTGTAAATACAAATCATAATGTATCTAAAGAATTTAATGATAAAGATACATCAGAATCTTGTATACTGTCAGAACAGTCGTCCCTAGATAATGTTGTTTCTATCAGTATTGACAAGATTGCAACTAAAAGTGCCAGTTTAGATTTGGAACAAATATATCATGCGCAAACGGCGGATAATACCGACAGTAATTCGACGACGAGCACTaacgaagaagaggaaagacAACGTGACAACGATGTGGTATCCGAAAGCAACGATATTAATCGTACATTAAGCCCTATTAACGAGCTTTATAAAGTACCTAATGCTTCCTCTGAGAGCGATAAGAAGAGCCTGGAAAGCGTGGAGATACTTGGCTCACAGTCAAACACCGACTGTACTACCACGCCGGAATCGGATCTTAATTCTGTTAGTAATTCGTTAAGTCCTTCCGTTGTTGGTATTAAAGTAAATTCTGAATCGGTGGAAATACTGCCAGATAGTCTTGTTACATCGCCAAGCTCTGTTGAAATTCTAGGAGATTGGAAAAGCGACAGCAGTCCTTATTTATCGCCAATAGATCCAAAGAATTTAGAATCGTCTCCAGTTCTGGCTGGAGACGAATGTACTACTCCGGGCATAGACTGTACCAGCACGTTGCAACCACCAAGTAAAGATCAATACGGGGAAGCTTCGTCGTCGGACATTTCTCCGTATGAATCTCCATTGGAGGAAGTTAAAACGTTAAACGTTAGTTCGTTCCCTTACAGCGTTGATAGTACACCATCGCCCAATGCATGTTCTACCTCGGATACGAATAAAAGTTCGTCGCATGTAACGGACAGTTCGAAAACTTCCCCCGAAAGCGTCGAAGTAATACCTATCGCGGACGAACCGGATGAAGTAAGCTTGGCCGAAGATTCTTACACTTCGGCTTCCGAAGGGACGGTCATGACGATACTTGAGCCGTTACAACAATTGGACacggttaaaaataaaatagaattgaccGATATGAATGTGAAGATACCATTGAAAATGCACGACTCGTGTCCGGATGATAGGCAAACGTCAACGATAGCTTGCGTGGAGAGCAAATTAAACTTGAGTCTAGATTCGCTTAaagaaaaacataatttacatttaacgcTCGAGCCGATTACCACGCAGCCGATTCGTAAACTGGAGCATCTGGAAGGAGTAAATGAGATATCGGatatttctactttttctcaattaatgAGCACCACTATAGAGCCACCAGATCCAGACAGTCAAGTGGAAAACGTGGAAGAAACGAAGATGAACGAAAGTAACACCGATCAGTATTTAATATCTACCGATTCAAGCAGAGAAGGAACATTGATAGAGAGCAGCTCGGAGGATAACGCGACGTTAATTTGTACGAACGATTCCAAAGTCCTCGAGACGCCTTTAACTACTAGTTCGTACGTAAAAACTATGCTAGCTGATGCTATGGTCGAAAAAGGTGAAATAATAGACATGGATACTCATTGCACAGAAGTACCACGAGAAAATTCACCCATATCGTCAGAAag TCGTTCTGATTTGGTAAAAATTGGGTCTGACCAAGCTAGTGGACATACAAGCGGAGACGAATTAGAAACTACAACATCGAGcgatattgaaattatatctAG TCCGAATGGAGATTCCAGTTCAACTCAATCGCGACAAAGTCCAGCGAAATTGCAATTAACTAAAGGCGGTGATTTGCTAACGAAAACTTTAAAAACTCGAGGTCATTCGCGAGAATTAAGCGAAATTAGCATTGGTTCCGATGAAGCAAATATGGAAATTGAAAAGCTACTTAAACGCGTGCAAGAAATGACAGAGATTTTAGAAGCGAGagaatcaaaattaattgacgTGAGCAGGATAAATATGGAATTACACGAACAGAACGCAAATTTGATAAA GCAACTCgagaattttgaaaaacaCGCGGAgcaaaatcaaaatattaatcaaatcaCAGATGAATATACGCAACGTCTATCGGCATTGGAAAGGAAATTTCAGCAAGCGATAAGAGAACGTGaccaattaagaaaaaatttagatcAGTTAAAGCTAGAAGCGGCATCGCGTTTATCGTCGCAAGAAATGTCTAGCATAAACGCCGAGAAGGATGAAATCATAAAGGAACTTCGCGAAGAGGGCGAGAAACTCAGCAAGCAACAACTTCAACATAGCAATATCATAAAAAAGCTGcgcgtgaaagaaaaagaaactgatGCAATGATAAAAAGTCAAAA GGAGCAAATAGAGGAACAAAATACAGAATTAGAAAGATTAAAACGATCATTGCACGCGAAAGAAGAAGTCGAACGCAGTCAAATAGAAGCTGTGCATACACTGACATCGAAAACGAAGAaacaagagaaagaaatactAACGTTACAAGAAAAACTGGATAACACGATGCATAAGATGGAGGCCTATAAAAAAAGTTTGGATGCTGCCAAAGT AGATTTAgcagaaacaaagaaaaagcTACTAACCACTGAAGAGGAATTAAAAGAAGCTGTGGATAATGCGGCTGAATCGTGCCAATTGTTCGCACAAGTGGaggatttaaaattaaaataccgtCAAGCGGAAGAAGCCCATGTcaa aagagaagaattttttaagcaCGAAAACAACGAATTACTTAAACGATTAGAAGCTGCAGAAGCTAGAAGTGAAGAGTTATCTGAATCTGTCTCGACAGCTACGAAACCTTTGTTAAGGCAGATAGAACAACTTCaagcaaatttattacataaatctaACAGCTTTATGAAACAGGAGAAAGCTTGGTctgagaaaaatattgaattacaGTCCAAAGTCGAGAACTTAATTGAAATGGATCGTCTTTTGCGAGAAGAAAACGTTAATTTGAAATCTAAAGAATCGCACTTAGAATCGAAGCTCAActtaaaagagaaagaaaggttGAAATTACAGGAATTACacgatatattaaaagaagaaaatgaaaaattgttagaacAAAATAAAGA aTTCCAAAATACGATTAATACTCTCGAACAAACACATTCGAGTCACATACaggaattaaaaagagaaataaacgCATTAGAGAATAAATTAGCCGTCGAAAAAGCAGCGACTGACGCAGAACGAAGAAGGAATAATGCAATATTAGAACAACAGCAAAATACTGACGAGGAATCACGATTTAGTCCTACTCTCAGTATAGGGCAAGAATCTATTAGCAGTGCAAATAGTGCCTGGCCAGGg ttcaGCGATTCAGTATTTGATAATAACTCCGGTAGATTTCCTCCAATACCATACGAAAGCATCATAGCGGGTTCAAACAGTACATCAATTTTCGAGAACTTACAAGCACAATTGAAACAAAGAGACG gTGAAATACAGCAGCTTCAATGGGAATTATCTCGACGAAACGCAGAGAGAGATGCACTGAATTCAGAATTAGCAACGTTAACTTTGAAAGTCGAGGATCTGAGCGCTAGCATCGCAGAAACGCAAGCACTAAACGAAAGTCTTAACGAAACGCAAACCAGATACGACGCATTGTTACAAATGTATGGCGAAAAGGTCGAAGAGAATCAGGAATTGCGATTAGATCTTGAAGATATTAAGGAAATGtacaaaatgcaaatcgaTCAGCTTCTAAAACGACAAAATTAA
- the LOC139112557 gene encoding uncharacterized protein, with product MSRPYYNLQHRIFSTQIYWWLVFVNAISLMNFAGGFSPQDAALVNFHRRYNVSKTAILHDNGYLPPASIPDFSLPEVIDNRAQNVAVAVMDETRNYPNALYHPLGWDSLRVLTRNSPHDARYPGSDGLQIPQHHRRPTFPQGKHPHRTTTQPPPAPPLFNETPLSLANRVSIEEMSCQNMEGELFFRATIKAPRNSVPPVIDKVTNDVCQVIAIRDSYRISFERNQVWDCGVVDCSTDGNRSYCLDLRFPVIFGLQLKDDHRLTLRCKTQDRIAHHTRQMSLKTLEAKAKNLPSVLNGGAENTLNVDVGLFRKTYGSKNVFDTRIQSGGTVVLGEEILLRVLVNGDDSWRHSKIGQVTVHYVEEHQRQKIVNSLWILDKDGCLNPDVHEICSREQYAVSALENYLIFQAFMFEGMKETDEISFTVKTTACLQSVDCVLDCPGGHVRRARSAPDRNNTVEWQDDIVLRVVLPKYKSHALQNYYFAILISVISLLVLIATLWVVRIFFHRKLVKSRIILNA from the exons ATGTCTCGACCGTATTATAATCTGCAACACAGAATATTTTCAACacag ATATATTGGTGGCTAGTTTTCGTCAACGCGATATCTTTAATGAATTTCGCTGGTGGATTCTCACCCCAAGACGCAGCTCTTGTGAATTTCCATCGTAGATACAACGTTTCGAAAACGGCGATACTTCATGACAACGGTTATTTACCTCCAGCTTCGATTCCGGATTTCTCCTTACCGGAAGTGATCGATAACAGAGCACAGAACGTAGCGGTTGCGGTGATGGACGAGACCAGAAACTATCCCAATGCGTTGTATCATCCACTGGGATGGGATTCCTTGCGAGTCCTCACGCGCAATAGCCCGCACGACGCGAGGTATCCGGGGAGCGACGGGTTGCAAATACCTCAGCATCATCGTCGACCTACTTTCCCGCAAGGCAAACACCCTCACCGGACTACAACGCAGCCGCctcctgctcctcctctcttcAATGAAACACCATTGTCCTTAGCAAACCGCGTTAGTATTGAGGAAATGTCCTGCCAGAACATGGAAGGTGAATTGTTCTTCAG AGCAACCATCAAGGCCCCAAGAAACTCGGTTCCGCCGGTAATAGACAAAGTGACAAACGACGTTTGTCAAGTGATAGCGATCAGGGACTCTTATCGCATTAGTTTTGAGAGAAATCAAGTCTGGGATTGTGGGGTCGTCGATTGTTCCACGGATGGTAACCGATCGTACTGTCTCGATCTGAGATTTCCCGTGATCTTTGGCCTACAGCTGAAAGACGATCACAGATTGACGTTGCGATGTAAAACTCAGGACAGGATCGCGCATCACACGAGGCAAATGAGCTTGAAAACTTTGGAAGC AAAAGCGAAAAACTTGCCGAGTGTGCTAAATGGCGGCGCCGAGAATACGCTCAATGTGGATGTGGGACTATTCAGGAAGACTTACGgttcaaaaaatgttttcgacACGAGGATACAATCTGGCGGGACGGTCGTCCTCGGTGAGGAGATTCTGCTGCGCGTGTTAGTCAACGGCGATGACA GCTGGCGGCACTCGAAGATCGGTCAAGTGACAGTGCACTACGTGGAGGAGCATCAACGGCAGAAAATCGTTAACAGTCTGTGGATTCTTGACAAAGACGGCTGCTTGAATCCAGATGTGCACGAGATTTGTTCACGAGAGCAATACGCCGTGTCAGCGTTAGAAAACTATCTGATTTTCCAGGCGTTCATGTTCGAGGGCATGAAAGAGACCGACGAGATTTCCTTCACTGTGAAGACTACGGCATGTCTGCAATCAGTAGATTGTGTTTTAGATTGTCCTGGCGGTCATGTTAGGCGTGCTAGAAGCGCTCCAGATCGAAATAATACCGTTGAGTGGCAGGATGACATAGTTTTGCGAGTGGTTCTTCCAAAATACAAGTCGCACGCTTTACAGAATTACTATTTTGCGATCTTGATATCGGTAATTTCGTTACTTGTACTCATCGCAACGTTATGGGTTGTCAGGATTTTTTTTCACCGGAAACTAGTGAAATCTCGAATAATCTTGAATGCTTAA
- the LOC139112558 gene encoding uncharacterized protein PF3D7_1120000-like, which translates to MSCDPVENPCPITCPKVREQLRKAIKEFPNVTDGIFPRKKNDVKPRFPPDVISRDIRDESKQIQKPTANPTDKIIDFDEKKIDLVKGKELTEEPAVTPTESVTLMEEIDHNKEKNSVVKEVTAEILQKVPVAIDELRIIKDDINLASTTQIELESSQIEENFEPEEHMEYSEEEESITDYEKFIDEELQESLPAVIAREIPEEPRAVRREISRNAATLYERIDRERPVRLPREREAVTAMSEERPIEEEISVKRALASSTITEHTDSRKPAENVCEETCPLVKQQKERIMRKLKERQQIVDHYYLRGFNYFEDVCTCSLACMMYTLSRDPFMKSIFASLGLFAVGLKLCSELDAWEMPSRIS; encoded by the exons ATGTCCTGTGATCCTGTAGAAAATCCGTGTCCCATAACTTGTCCCAAAGTTAGGGAACAGCTCCGCAAAGCAA TCAAAGAATTTCCTAACGTGACGGACGGAATTTTTCCACGGAAGAAAAATGATGTAAAACCGAGGTTCCCTCCAGATGTTATTTCAAGAGACATTCGAGATGAATCGAAACAGATTCAGAAACCAACTGCTAACCCAACAGACAAAATAATAGATTtcgatgaaaagaaaattgatttgGTTAAAGGAAAAGAGTTAACCGAGGAACCTGCAGTTACTCCAACAGAAAGTGTTACTTTAATGGAAGAAATAGATcataataaagagaaaaattcagTCGTTAAAGAAGTCACAGCAGAAATTCTACAGAAAGTTCCTGTTGCGATTGATGAACTTCGGATTATAAAAGACGATATTAATTTAGCGTCGACAACACAGATTGAATTGGAGTCGTCGCAAATagaagaaaatt TCGAGCCGGAGGAACATATGGAATATAGCGAAGAGGAGGAAAGCATCACTGACTACGAGAAATTTATCGACGAGGAATTGCAGGAGTCTCTGCCTGCTGTAATAGCGAGAGAAATTCCGGAGGAGCCGAGGGCGGTACGTCGTGAAATTTCCAGGAATGCGGCCACCTTGTACGAGAGAATCGATCGCGAAAGACCTGTTAGACTaccgagagaacgagaagcGGTGACCGCAATGTCTGAGGAACGACCGATTGAAGAAGAAATATCTGTAAAACGAGCTCTTGCTAGCTCGACAATAACAGAGCACACCGATTCGCGTAAACCTGCGGAAAACGTTTGTGAGGAAACATGCCCTTTAGTAAAGCAGCAAAAAG AACGTATTATGCGTAAGTTGAAGGAACGGCAGCAGATCGTAGATCATTATTATTTGAGAGGCTTCAACTACTTCGAGGACGTATGCACGTGCTCTCTTGCTTGTATGATGTATACTTTGAGCAGAGATCCATTCATGAAAAGCATATTCGCATCTCTTGGATTGTTCGCAGTTGGATTGAAGCTGTGCTCTGAATTGGATGCGTGGGAAATGCCGAGTCGTATCTCATAG
- the Mrps34 gene encoding uncharacterized protein Mrps34 isoform X1, which yields MPIKLIGRTTDFKGKPLWEILGNLKNFGVGRIVIRNRFQRYPEACYMKILKVAGMPLPTEPYTDRHVMVLVEKVFRGLKSPRPIQMDSSTYKADFRLIPKDQEHLFLNNTKVQETKILPKTTDFPPLFSQIIKRQMKAKGVEISEEPKLPLKYVQNSTYKVAEKGETSTVKFYNGLNKSSVFFPKPEETAASFD from the exons ATGCCGATAAAGTTGATCGGTCGTACGACAGATTTCAAGGGAAAGCCCTTATGGGAGATCCTGGGAAATCTGAAGAACTTCGGCGTTGGTAGGATAGTTATAAGGAATCGCTTTCAGAGGTATCCCGAGGCCTGCTACATGAAGATACTAAAGGTTGCAGGAATGCCCTTACCCACGGAACCCTAC ACCGACCGCCACGTCATGGTGCTGGTGGAGAAGGTTTTCCGTGGTCTAAAAAGTCCGAGACCTATACAGATGGATTCTTCAACTTACAAGGCAGATTTCAGGTTGATACCTAAGGATCAAGAACACCTGTTTCTTAATAACACTAAGGTGCAAGAGACAAAAATCTTACCAAAGACGACAGACTTTCCACCATTATTCTCTCAGATAATAAAACGTCAGATGAAAGCAAAAGGTGTTGAAATATCAGAAGAACCAAAGTTACCTCTAAAGTATGTCCAGAATAGTACTTATAAAGTAGCTGAGAAAGGTGAAACCTCAacagtaaaattttacaatggCTTAAATAAGTCTAGTGTATTTTTTCCAAAGCCAGAAGAAACAGCAGCCTC attcgattaa
- the Mrps34 gene encoding uncharacterized protein Mrps34 isoform X2 → MPIKLIGRTTDFKGKPLWEILGNLKNFGVGRIVIRNRFQRYPEACYMKILKVAGMPLPTEPYTDRHVMVLVEKVFRGLKSPRPIQMDSSTYKADFRLIPKDQEHLFLNNTKVQETKILPKTTDFPPLFSQIIKRQMKAKGVEISEEPKLPLKYVQNSTYKVAEKGETSTVKFYNGLNKSSVFFPKPEETAAS, encoded by the exons ATGCCGATAAAGTTGATCGGTCGTACGACAGATTTCAAGGGAAAGCCCTTATGGGAGATCCTGGGAAATCTGAAGAACTTCGGCGTTGGTAGGATAGTTATAAGGAATCGCTTTCAGAGGTATCCCGAGGCCTGCTACATGAAGATACTAAAGGTTGCAGGAATGCCCTTACCCACGGAACCCTAC ACCGACCGCCACGTCATGGTGCTGGTGGAGAAGGTTTTCCGTGGTCTAAAAAGTCCGAGACCTATACAGATGGATTCTTCAACTTACAAGGCAGATTTCAGGTTGATACCTAAGGATCAAGAACACCTGTTTCTTAATAACACTAAGGTGCAAGAGACAAAAATCTTACCAAAGACGACAGACTTTCCACCATTATTCTCTCAGATAATAAAACGTCAGATGAAAGCAAAAGGTGTTGAAATATCAGAAGAACCAAAGTTACCTCTAAAGTATGTCCAGAATAGTACTTATAAAGTAGCTGAGAAAGGTGAAACCTCAacagtaaaattttacaatggCTTAAATAAGTCTAGTGTATTTTTTCCAAAGCCAGAAGAAACAGCAGCCTCGtga